In the Chloroherpetonaceae bacterium genome, one interval contains:
- a CDS encoding VLRF1 family aeRF1-type release factor, with protein MNFELENTLAALRQWGETAADNFLSIYADINPAKPENLGGAWKKRIKSSLKDLTAIREPQGKHDQPLYDKVLELIEAERPEARTLALFAYRDARGTLHYERLDLQIELPVINVANGHVEVRYGRPYLTPLWFAVDEYERVGILVLDEQRWRIFEVYLGEVREDRDIFASIDAERWAKLRHESELFSMSVQALRSGRRFERLSAKDRAAARLSDWLQSFYKNVKILLERFVDERRIERLVMLGEEWQVSHFESYLSPRLLSKLIAKRPLWQEAREASAQAIWKKVEPEIVAYERAKELQLLEQIKNQPGIWGVDPVLDALQLGRVRLWVLPWHLDQTVWYCPDDQYLAATKDIADRLCQQPIQVSIKDYAFEVASTYGTDIDFVCGEAETRLLKEMGGMAALLRW; from the coding sequence ATGAACTTTGAACTTGAGAACACCCTTGCTGCACTTAGGCAGTGGGGTGAGACAGCCGCCGACAACTTCCTGAGCATTTATGCTGACATCAATCCAGCAAAACCTGAAAATCTGGGTGGCGCTTGGAAGAAGCGCATAAAGAGCAGCTTGAAGGACCTGACGGCGATTCGTGAACCGCAAGGTAAGCATGACCAGCCGCTATACGACAAGGTTCTGGAGTTAATAGAGGCAGAACGGCCTGAAGCGCGCACACTGGCACTGTTTGCATACCGTGATGCAAGGGGCACACTGCACTATGAACGCTTAGATTTGCAAATCGAACTCCCTGTAATCAATGTCGCCAATGGGCATGTAGAAGTTCGCTACGGACGACCTTATCTAACGCCGCTATGGTTTGCAGTTGATGAGTATGAACGGGTCGGCATTCTTGTCTTAGATGAACAGCGATGGCGCATCTTTGAAGTCTATTTAGGTGAAGTGCGAGAGGACCGTGACATTTTTGCAAGCATTGATGCGGAACGCTGGGCAAAACTTCGCCATGAGTCTGAACTCTTTTCTATGAGTGTTCAAGCGCTTCGCTCAGGGCGGCGGTTTGAGCGACTTTCTGCTAAAGACCGAGCGGCAGCTCGTCTCAGTGATTGGCTGCAGAGTTTCTACAAGAATGTGAAAATCTTGCTTGAAAGGTTTGTCGATGAGCGGCGTATAGAGCGGCTTGTAATGCTTGGCGAAGAGTGGCAGGTGAGCCATTTTGAATCGTATCTCAGCCCACGCTTGCTTAGTAAGTTGATTGCGAAACGACCGCTGTGGCAGGAAGCCAGAGAAGCATCGGCACAGGCGATTTGGAAGAAAGTAGAGCCCGAGATTGTGGCCTATGAGCGAGCTAAGGAACTTCAACTGCTGGAGCAAATCAAAAACCAGCCCGGGATTTGGGGTGTCGACCCTGTGCTGGATGCGCTGCAGCTTGGGCGTGTGCGGCTATGGGTCTTGCCGTGGCATTTGGACCAAACAGTCTGGTATTGCCCCGATGACCAGTATTTAGCTGCGACCAAAGACATTGCAGACCGATTGTGCCAGCAGCCAATTCAAGTGTCAATCAAGGACTATGCCTTCGAGGTCGCATCAACCTATGGGACAGATATTGACTTCGTCTGTGGTGAAGCAGAAACACGTCTGCTGAAGGAAATGGGAGGAATGGCAGCTCTATTGCGCTGGTAA